From one Arachis duranensis cultivar V14167 unplaced genomic scaffold, aradu.V14167.gnm2.J7QH unplaced_Scaffold_95825, whole genome shotgun sequence genomic stretch:
- the LOC127744703 gene encoding LOW QUALITY PROTEIN: uncharacterized mitochondrial protein AtMg00530 (The sequence of the model RefSeq protein was modified relative to this genomic sequence to represent the inferred CDS: inserted 1 base in 1 codon), whose protein sequence is MDINEPSLMDVAHDTINSTQGPALIKVAYSPSSEGKRQGFIRSNSGQRGLPSTHLSIYKNXLPGGERKLQDENESGNPGHTHPDPPWNFRNLQKHSRRGLVMIFSKITRC, encoded by the exons ATGGACATTAATGAACCATCATTGATGGACGTTGCACATGACACGATCAATTCGACTCAAGGTCCGGCGCTAATAAAAGTAGCTTACTCTCCTAGTAGCGAAGGAAAAAGGCAGGGCTTTATTCGTAGTAATAGTGGGCAG CGGGGGCTACCCTCGACTCACCTCTCTATCTATAAAA CCCTCCCCGGAGGAGAGCGGAAGCTCcaggatgagaatgaatccgGGAATCCAGGACATACTCATCCTGATCCACCATGGAATTTTCGGAATCTACAAAAACATTCTAGGAGAGGGCTCGTAATGATCTTCTCAAAGATCACAAGATGCTGA
- the LOC110277366 gene encoding LOW QUALITY PROTEIN: uncharacterized protein LOC110277366 (The sequence of the model RefSeq protein was modified relative to this genomic sequence to represent the inferred CDS: inserted 3 bases in 2 codons), whose translation MSSGTVHFPAILVTVTCNPRWCVRTPXSGRERKDFSETSFQTQESTFPYEHSIGRLRVRRGSLLCLHTRLPFSESSAGPPTTSLRPEGFIACTKTPGRRLPKREAQRMSDAKPRTSLRSYWHTLPKKKEQTPLKTRVRYNKAISVHRPSHGAVRGRYRSYSSQPASXVSLPLQRMEVWMNRHKKNRGIFFFFSAIT comes from the exons ATGTCGTCGGGTACTGTTCACTTCCCCGCCATTCTTGTAACCGTCACCTGTAATCCGCGCTGGTGTGTCCGCACCC TGAGTGGACGAGAAAGAAAGGATTTTTCGGAGACTTCGTTCCAGACCCAGGAGTCAACTTTCCCGTATGAGCATTCG ATAGGTCGTCTGAGGGTTCGCCGCGGTTCATTGCTGTGCTTACACACTAGGCTACCCTTCTCCGAAAGCTCTGCGGGACCACCTACCACTAGTCTTCGGCCGGAGGGGTTTATTGCATGCACAAAAACGCCGGGACGCAGGCTCCCGAAGAGGGAAGCCCAACGAATGTCAGATGCAAAGCCCCGCACCTCATTAAGATCATATTGGCATACtctcccaaaaaaaaaagagcagaCCCCATTGAAGACGAGAGTGAGGTACAACAAGGCCATTTCTGTCCACCGCCCTTCTCACGGAGCCGTACGTGGACGTTACCGCTCATACAGCTCCCAGCCGGCAAG AGTTAGCCTCCCTCTACAAAGAATGGAAGTATGGATGAATcgacataaaaaaaatagaggaattttctttttcttttcagcaATAACATGA
- the LOC107472417 gene encoding uncharacterized protein LOC107472417: MKEAIRMVLESIYDPEFPDTSHFRSGRGRYSALRRIKEEWGTSRWFLEFDIRKCFHTIDRHRLIPIFKEEIDDPKFFDSIHKVFSAGRLVGGEKGPYSVPHSVLLSALPGNIYLHKLDQEIGRIRQKYEIPRRRSVLLRTGRIDDQENSGEEASFNAPQDNRAIIVGRVKSIQRKAAFHSLVSSWHTPPTSTPRRRGDQKTPFVFPPSSALAAFLNKPSSLLCAAFFIEAAGLTPKAEFYGRELNNNWAMRDLIKYCKRKGLLIELGGEARLVIRSERGLARKLAPFQIKNPYFIRICYVRYADDLLLGIVGAVELLIEIQKRIAHFLQSGLNLWVGSAGSTTIAARSTVEFPGTVIREVPPRTTPKQFLRELEKRLRVKHRIHITVCHLRSAIHSKFRNLGNSIPIQQLTKGMSETGSLLDGVPLAETLGTAGVRSPQVSVFWGTFQHIWQGSRGISLLHSSGRSNAPSDVQEAVARSGMSVRRLSLYTPAGRKAAGGGHWAGSISCEFPIQIEAPIKKILRRLRDRGIISRRRPRPIHVACLTNVSDGDIVNWSAGIAISPLSYYRCRDNLYQVRMIVDHQIRWSAIFTLAHKHKSSARNIIPKYSKDSNIVNQEGGKTLAEFPNSIELGKLGPGQDPNNKEHSTTSLVVFFLLV; encoded by the coding sequence ATGAAAGAGGCGATCAGAATGGTACTCGAATCCATTTATGATCCCGAGTTTCCAGACACATCGCACTTCCGCTCGGGTCGAGGCCGCTACTCGGCCCTAAGACGGATCAAAGAAGAGTGGGGAACCTCTCGCTGGTTTTTGGAATTCGACATCAGGAAGTGTTTTCACACCATCGACCGACATCGACTCATCCCAATCTTTAAGGAAGAGATCGACGATCCCAAGTTCTTTGACTCCATTCATAAAGTCTTTTCCGCCGGACGACTCGTAGGAGGTGAGAAGGGCCCTTACTCCGTCCCACACAGTGTACTACTATCGGCCCTACCAGGCAACATCTACCTACACAAGCTCGATCAGGAGATAGGAAGGATCCGACAAAAGTACGAAATTCCGAGAAGAAGATCGGTTCTATTAAGGACAGGTCGTATTGATGACCAAGAAAACTCTGGAGAAGAAGCAAGCTTCAACGCTCCCCAAGACAACAGAGCCATCATTGTGGGGAGGGTCAAGAGCATTCAACGCAAAGCGGCCTTTCATTCCCTTGTTTCGTCGTGGCACACCCCCCCCACAAGCACCCCCCGGCGAAGGGGGGACCAGAAAACGCCTTTCGTTTTCCCCCCTTCGTCGGCCCTTGCCGCCTTCCTTAACAAGCCCTCGAGCCTCCTTTGCGCCGCCTTCTTCATAGAAGCCGCCGGGTTGACCCCGAAGGCCGAATTCTATGGTAGAGAATTGAATAATAATTGGGCCATGAGAGACCTTATTAAGTATTGCAAAAGAAAGGGCCTGCTGATAGAGCTGGGTGGGGAGGCGAGACTAGTTATCAGGTCAGAGAGAGGCCTGGCCCGTAAACTGGCCCCCTTCCAAATTAAAAACCCTTATTTCATAAGGATTTGTTACGTGCGATATGCCGACGACTTACTACTGGGAATCGTGGGTGCCGTAGAGCTTCTCATAGAAATACAAAAACGTATCGCCCACTTCCTACAATCCGGCCTGAACCTTTGGGTAGGCTCTGCAGGATCAACAACAATAGCTGCACGGAGTACGGTAGAATTCCCCGGTACGGTCATTCGGGAAGTCCCTCCGAGGACGACTCCCAAACAATTCTTGCGAGAGCTGGAGAAGCGTCTACGGGTAAAGCACCGTATCCATATAACTGTTTGCCACCTACGCTCCGCCATCCATTCCAAGTTTAGGAACCTAGGGAATAGTATCCCGATCCAACAGCTGACGAAGGGGATGAGCGAAACAGGGAGTCTACTGGACGGGGTTCCACTAGCGGAGACTCTTGGAACTGCTGGAGTAAGAAGTCCCCAAGTAAGCGTATTCTGGGGGACCTTCCAGCACATCTGGCAAGGATCAAGGGGGATCTCGTTGTTGCATAGCTCAGGTCGGAGCAACGCGCCATCGGACGTTCAAGAGGCAGTCGCACGATCGGGCATGAGTGTCCGGAGGTTGTCATTGTATACTCCCGCGGGTCGGAAGGCGGCGGGGGGAGGGCACTGGGCGGGATCTATCAGCTGCGAATTCCCCATACAAATAGAGGCGCCTATCAAAAAGATACTCCGAAGGCTTCGGGATCGAGGTATCATTAGCCGAAGAAGACCCAGGCCAATCCACGTGGCCTGCTTGACGAACGTCAGCGACGGAGACATCGTAAATTGGTCTGCGGGCATCGCGATAAGTCCTCTGTCCTACTACAGGTGCCGCGACAACCTTTACCAAGTCCGAATGATTGTCGACCACCAGATCCGCTGGTCTGCAATATTCACCTTAGCCCACAAGCACAAATCCTCGGCGCGGAATATAATCCCCAAGTACTCCAAAGACTCAAATATAGTAAATCAAGAAGGTGGTAAGACCCTTGCAGAGTTCCCCAACAGCATAGAGCTTGGGAAGCTCGGACCCGGTCAAGATCCGAACAACAAGGAGCACTCCACTACAAGTCTAGTCgttttttttctattagtttAG